Proteins co-encoded in one Spirosoma endbachense genomic window:
- a CDS encoding helix-turn-helix domain-containing protein has protein sequence MEALRYKIIKSEKQYSDYCTALETLVTGNDQGENTQDEIELLTYLIEKWDAEHNSFEDVDPIELLTALMSEKSLKAKDMTQILGVSKSLVSDILHYKKGLSKEIIRTLSGYFSISQEAFNRPYKLKVPANSHFKNASVMNTKKDLQLA, from the coding sequence ATGGAAGCACTCCGCTATAAGATAATCAAGTCCGAGAAGCAATATAGTGACTACTGTACTGCTTTAGAAACGCTAGTAACAGGAAACGATCAAGGAGAAAATACGCAGGATGAAATCGAGTTGCTCACTTATTTGATTGAAAAATGGGATGCCGAACATAACTCCTTCGAGGATGTAGATCCCATTGAGTTACTCACCGCATTGATGAGCGAGAAATCGCTTAAAGCGAAAGATATGACCCAGATTTTGGGCGTAAGTAAAAGTCTTGTTTCAGATATTTTGCACTATAAGAAGGGGTTGTCTAAAGAGATCATCAGAACACTTTCTGGCTACTTTAGCATTTCCCAGGAAGCCTTCAACCGGCCCTATAAATTGAAGGTACCAGCCAATAGCCACTTTAAGAATGCCAGTGTGATGAACACTAAAAAAGACCTGCAACTGGCTTAG
- a CDS encoding PKD domain-containing protein, with translation MKSLFTLALLFEVVLLIFSCGQGNSPTPATPTSDLVANFEFTGGDCTAPCEVSFTQKATGSITSYLWDFGDKTTTSAEVNPKHTYQQGGTFTVTLTVSGPGGTSQPKAQSLTIKTGTTTGIPAKVWDKTFGGTDDDAIRAMVATSDGGFLLGGYSRSGQNGNRSAPNLGKTDMWVVKVDGSGNKVWDKAFGGSNDDVLTSILATSDGGFLLGGNSKSDQDGNKSTPKQGGGSSDIGDMWVVKIDGSGNKVWDKAFGSNDSDGISAMVATSDGGFLLGGYSDSDQTGSKSAPKRGGTDMWVVKIDGGGNKIWDKTFGGADSDYLNSMVATSDGGFLLGGYSRSSQDGNKSDANRGQEDYWVVKIDGSGNKVWDKTFGGSDTDYLNSVATTSDGGFLLGGYSRSSQDGNKSDANRGQEDYWVVKIDGSGNKIWDKTFGGSSGDNLRAMAATSDGGFLLGGASGSGQTGNKSAPYQGAYDYWVVKINGSGSKVWDKTFGGSSNDMMYSLLATSDGGFLFGGNSNSDQSGDKSDPNRGNTVLKVNDDMWVVKAK, from the coding sequence ATGAAAAGCCTGTTTACGCTCGCTTTGCTCTTTGAAGTCGTATTGCTCATTTTTTCTTGTGGCCAGGGTAATAGTCCCACTCCTGCTACACCAACTTCGGATCTGGTGGCTAATTTTGAGTTTACCGGTGGCGACTGTACGGCCCCCTGTGAGGTCAGTTTTACCCAAAAAGCTACGGGATCTATCACCAGCTACCTCTGGGACTTTGGTGATAAAACTACCACCTCAGCCGAAGTCAACCCCAAACATACCTATCAGCAGGGGGGAACGTTCACCGTTACATTGACGGTAAGTGGCCCTGGTGGTACCAGCCAGCCTAAAGCCCAGTCATTAACCATTAAAACTGGTACGACTACTGGTATCCCTGCCAAAGTCTGGGATAAAACCTTTGGCGGCACTGATGATGATGCTATACGCGCTATGGTAGCCACCTCGGACGGCGGTTTTCTGCTGGGTGGCTATTCTCGCTCCGGCCAGAATGGCAATAGGTCCGCTCCCAATCTGGGGAAAACTGATATGTGGGTGGTGAAGGTTGATGGAAGTGGCAATAAAGTCTGGGATAAAGCCTTTGGCGGCAGTAATGATGATGTTTTAACCTCGATTCTTGCCACTTCGGATGGGGGCTTTCTACTGGGGGGCAATTCTAAATCCGATCAGGATGGCAACAAGTCCACTCCTAAACAAGGGGGAGGGAGTAGCGATATTGGTGATATGTGGGTGGTGAAGATCGATGGGAGTGGTAATAAAGTCTGGGATAAAGCCTTTGGTAGCAACGATTCAGATGGTATATCCGCTATGGTAGCCACCTCGGATGGCGGCTTTCTACTGGGGGGCTATTCTGACTCCGATCAGACTGGCAGTAAGTCCGCCCCTAAACGAGGAGGAACTGATATGTGGGTGGTAAAGATCGATGGGGGTGGCAACAAAATCTGGGATAAAACCTTTGGTGGCGCTGATTCGGATTACCTAAACTCTATGGTAGCCACCTCGGACGGCGGTTTTCTGCTGGGTGGCTATTCTCGCTCCAGCCAGGATGGCAATAAGTCTGATGCCAACCGAGGGCAAGAAGATTACTGGGTAGTGAAGATCGATGGGAGTGGTAACAAAGTTTGGGATAAAACCTTTGGTGGCAGTGATACAGACTACCTAAACTCTGTAGCAACCACCTCGGACGGCGGTTTTCTGCTGGGTGGCTATTCTCGCTCCAGCCAGGATGGCAATAAGTCTGATGCCAACCGAGGGCAAGAAGATTACTGGGTAGTGAAGATCGATGGGAGTGGCAACAAAATTTGGGACAAAACCTTTGGCGGCAGTTCCGGCGATAATTTACGCGCTATGGCAGCCACCTCGGATGGCGGTTTTCTACTGGGGGGAGCCTCTGGCTCTGGTCAGACTGGCAACAAGTCCGCACCCTATCAAGGAGCTTATGATTACTGGGTAGTGAAGATTAATGGAAGTGGCAGCAAAGTCTGGGATAAAACCTTTGGCGGGAGCAGTAATGATATGATGTATTCACTGTTGGCCACTTCGGACGGAGGCTTTCTATTTGGGGGCAATTCTAACTCCGATCAGAGTGGCGATAAATCTGACCCCAATCGAGGAAATACTGTTCTTAAGGTAAATGACGATATGTGGGTAGTGAAGGCCAAATAA
- a CDS encoding BlaI/MecI/CopY family transcriptional regulator: MSTEKNKSSDSLPTKGELEALKVLWKHGPSTVRFVHDLLTKDSKTVRYTSTLKMMQLMTEKGMLKRDESKMTHVYYALLEEKPTMATIANRFIQSMYNGSVSSLLVAFMDNKKSSAKEIEQVKAFLEQLDNQDESSLN; the protein is encoded by the coding sequence ATGTCTACAGAAAAAAATAAGTCCAGTGATTCCTTACCGACCAAAGGAGAACTGGAGGCTCTCAAAGTGTTGTGGAAGCATGGGCCCTCGACCGTCCGCTTTGTGCATGACCTGTTAACCAAGGATAGCAAGACCGTCCGCTACACCTCCACCTTAAAAATGATGCAGCTGATGACCGAAAAAGGGATGCTCAAAAGGGACGAAAGCAAAATGACCCATGTCTATTATGCCCTGCTGGAAGAAAAACCAACAATGGCGACGATCGCTAATCGCTTTATCCAGTCAATGTATAACGGTTCGGTCAGCAGCCTGCTTGTTGCTTTTATGGATAATAAGAAATCGTCCGCAAAAGAAATTGAACAGGTAAAAGCGTTTTTGGAGCAGTTGGACAATCAGGATGAATCCTCTTTAAACTAA
- a CDS encoding type II toxin-antitoxin system HigB family toxin: MRVHLIRKETIEAYTEKNARSKSSFKVWLTVVKFANWQTPEAIKETFGAADLLGNGTNRVVFDIGGNNYRMICKYAFGKNQVHLFVCWIGTHAQYDKLCKHNQQYTVNHY, encoded by the coding sequence ATGAGAGTTCATCTAATTAGAAAGGAAACTATTGAGGCTTACACCGAGAAGAATGCTCGCAGTAAAAGCTCGTTTAAGGTTTGGCTCACCGTCGTCAAGTTTGCCAATTGGCAGACGCCCGAGGCTATTAAAGAGACATTTGGGGCCGCTGATTTACTAGGTAATGGCACCAACCGGGTTGTATTTGATATTGGCGGTAATAACTATAGGATGATCTGCAAATATGCCTTTGGAAAGAACCAAGTTCATCTCTTTGTTTGCTGGATAGGAACCCATGCCCAGTATGATAAGCTCTGTAAGCACAACCAACAATATACCGTAAATCATTATTAA
- a CDS encoding M56 family metallopeptidase: MTVFGQLNQLSNSPAVTALTWTLFHSLWQGVLVAILTGIIISATKRAKPVLRYQLLCLLLLLLLFTSVLTFWYQYHLQPQQISFFGSQLKQYPDGQLPDHLPGGARNVRWLLKGLIAMIADFISQHTDAIAAVWLVFFLIKSVRIGFALGFTAYIRQYRSAEASPYWTAKLDVLRTQLSVAKPVLLLESALLTIPVVYGHLKPVILIPLGLLSQLPPGQIEAIVVHELMHIRRNDYLVNLLQQVSEVVFFFNPALLWLSACIREEREYCCDELAIAQLGHRRQYAEALIRFKELSLTSSPSGGIAFTGTRTSLLSRISRIVTKQNHPLSLAEKSALFICGLALIVFFGFYKTPSQLALSPVSPPTKQTNVDFPLGKVIAEISEDLLKEGIVQTTKGLSFELTNTGLQVGGVRQPAQVWQKLYNKYLKFSPYPIKPDYRNDSDFGIYYNAGTYVFGIGTKPPAWKNYTSSL, encoded by the coding sequence ATGACCGTATTCGGCCAGCTAAACCAACTAAGTAATAGCCCCGCAGTCACCGCCCTGACCTGGACGCTTTTTCATTCGTTATGGCAGGGAGTGCTGGTTGCTATCCTGACAGGGATCATTATTTCAGCTACCAAAAGGGCTAAACCGGTGTTGCGCTATCAGTTGCTCTGTCTCTTATTGCTTTTGCTGCTCTTCACTTCTGTCCTTACGTTTTGGTATCAATATCATCTCCAACCGCAACAGATAAGCTTCTTCGGCAGTCAACTGAAGCAATATCCTGATGGGCAGCTGCCTGATCACCTGCCAGGAGGTGCCAGGAATGTGCGTTGGTTGCTGAAAGGCCTGATAGCCATGATCGCTGACTTTATTTCACAACATACAGATGCGATAGCGGCCGTTTGGCTGGTGTTTTTCTTGATCAAAAGCGTAAGAATAGGCTTCGCGCTGGGTTTTACCGCTTACATCCGCCAGTATAGATCGGCTGAAGCTTCGCCGTACTGGACTGCAAAGCTCGATGTACTTCGCACACAGTTGTCGGTCGCCAAACCGGTGCTCTTGCTGGAGTCCGCGCTGTTAACAATACCAGTGGTTTATGGCCATCTCAAACCCGTGATCCTTATTCCGCTCGGGCTGCTGAGTCAACTGCCTCCAGGGCAGATTGAAGCGATAGTAGTCCATGAGTTAATGCACATCCGTAGAAACGATTATCTGGTCAATCTGTTGCAGCAGGTTTCGGAAGTTGTTTTTTTCTTTAATCCTGCCTTGCTGTGGTTATCCGCCTGTATCCGCGAGGAAAGGGAGTATTGCTGTGATGAACTGGCCATCGCGCAACTAGGCCATCGAAGACAGTACGCCGAAGCATTGATCCGCTTCAAGGAACTATCTCTGACTAGCTCACCATCCGGTGGCATCGCTTTTACTGGCACAAGAACTAGCCTTTTGAGTCGCATCAGCCGTATTGTCACCAAACAAAATCATCCCTTGAGCCTGGCTGAAAAAAGCGCCTTGTTCATTTGCGGGCTGGCTTTAATAGTCTTCTTTGGTTTTTATAAAACTCCCTCACAACTAGCCTTATCCCCTGTTTCTCCGCCGACTAAACAAACAAACGTAGATTTTCCGCTGGGTAAAGTGATCGCTGAAATCAGCGAAGACCTCCTTAAAGAAGGCATTGTCCAAACTACTAAAGGATTGTCCTTTGAACTGACCAATACCGGGCTGCAGGTTGGTGGCGTGCGACAACCTGCCCAGGTTTGGCAGAAGCTCTATAACAAATACCTCAAATTTTCACCCTATCCGATCAAACCGGACTACAGAAACGATTCGGATTTCGGGATCTATTATAATGCCGGCACCTATGTGTTTGGCATAGGCACAAAGCCACCAGCCTGGAAGAATTATACATCATCGCTCTAA
- a CDS encoding PadR family transcriptional regulator — protein MKKTRLGELEELVLLVVAASTEEVYGVPVMEQLQLQTGRSFTVSAVHTTLYRLEEKGFLSSLVGGATTERGGRRKRLFALTAEGGEVLLEIQQMRTRLWEAIPQGKLQLLGL, from the coding sequence ATGAAAAAGACGAGACTGGGGGAGTTAGAAGAGCTGGTGCTACTGGTTGTGGCCGCTAGCACCGAAGAGGTCTATGGCGTGCCCGTTATGGAACAACTTCAACTCCAGACAGGCCGAAGCTTCACCGTCAGTGCAGTACACACAACCCTATATCGACTCGAAGAAAAGGGGTTTCTGTCGTCCTTGGTGGGCGGGGCAACTACTGAGCGTGGAGGCCGTCGTAAGCGGCTGTTTGCCTTGACAGCCGAAGGGGGGGAAGTCTTACTCGAGATTCAGCAGATGCGCACTCGACTTTGGGAAGCGATCCCACAGGGCAAACTTCAATTGTTGGGCCTTTAA
- a CDS encoding LecA/PA-IL family lectin, which produces MLRTSLLLLFLIHLSIANGQSNRRIEQNKVEVISGTGPGCIILERGNTVSILTTGTIRLGMFAGSGDADGIDGFTSYNQVVGFRHGALLGRIGNGPWFLVGTDASFVADRDGTLTLLVNDAQTGDNSGSFIVEYSINQPLAGQSRPQTDLRTAEASGQLDADAKSPVVYIVIWTYTNGNSNYANSNRAIYISSPIKTWGCPTNRAYRPGSSQSKWDCDDYGYESFRSSVNLRYDFGWSNYKGFSSRVFEDLESARKFQSKLSSEATDDNYATRYVNTF; this is translated from the coding sequence ATGCTTCGGACTTCTTTGCTTCTTCTCTTTCTTATTCATCTCTCAATCGCCAATGGTCAGTCAAACCGAAGAATAGAACAAAATAAAGTAGAAGTTATTTCAGGAACTGGTCCAGGCTGTATAATTCTTGAACGAGGTAACACGGTTTCCATTTTAACAACTGGCACCATCCGGCTTGGCATGTTTGCGGGTAGTGGCGACGCAGATGGGATTGATGGCTTTACTTCATACAATCAGGTTGTTGGTTTTCGTCATGGTGCCCTGTTGGGCCGTATTGGTAATGGACCCTGGTTTTTGGTCGGTACTGACGCATCATTTGTGGCGGATCGTGATGGAACGCTTACACTATTAGTGAACGACGCGCAAACTGGCGATAATTCAGGGAGTTTCATTGTAGAGTACAGCATCAATCAGCCCTTAGCTGGTCAAAGCAGACCCCAGACAGACTTACGAACCGCAGAAGCGTCCGGTCAACTAGATGCTGATGCGAAATCACCTGTCGTTTATATAGTTATCTGGACATATACAAACGGCAACAGTAACTATGCCAATAGCAATAGGGCCATTTATATCAGTTCCCCAATTAAGACATGGGGTTGCCCGACAAACAGGGCTTATAGACCCGGTTCCTCTCAGAGTAAATGGGATTGTGATGATTACGGTTACGAATCATTCAGAAGTTCAGTAAATCTCAGGTACGATTTCGGATGGTCAAACTATAAAGGGTTTAGTTCAAGGGTATTTGAAGACCTCGAGAGTGCAAGGAAGTTTCAAAGTAAATTATCCAGTGAGGCTACTGATGATAATTATGCCACCAGATATGTAAATACTTTTTAG
- a CDS encoding ABC transporter permease, translated as MIRKRLSPQPERPAPPRWADRLLEGFVAPHLLEYVQGDLQEVFYKRVKQVGLTHARREYGWAVLHCLTPFFHKPLRPVRSTGKLLSKHSQPALMDMLRNYVKIAFRNLAKNKGYSFINISGLAMGMSVTMLIGLWIYDEISFNKYHTNYDRIAQVMQHQTYNGEIETGGAVSPLMAEEIRSNYGNGHSGQYRNGRPAGVGSFKYVVQSSWTEDHILTAGEKIFTKAGNYCDPQIADMLSLKMRYGTRAGLNEPYSILLSETVAKAFFGDVDPVNKILKIDNKQDVKITGVYEDLPYNSTFNDVSFVLPWELYKIQNPWIKEKKEWSDDFTLAYAQIADNTDMAKASAKIKNIKLNKISKEEAKYKPEVFLQPMSKWHLYSEFKNGINTGGRIEFVWLFGIIGLFVLLLACINFMNLATARSEKRAKEVGIRKAIGSFRGQLISQFFSESMLVVSFSFLISLLIVLLILPLFNEISNKRMSFLWVNPIFWFLGIGFSLLTGLIAGLYPALYLSSFQAIKVLKGTFRVGRFATIPRKILVVVQFTVSVTLIIGTIMVFKQIQFARNRPIGYNRSGLITIEMATNDIHNHFDAVRADLLKSTSVEEVSESSSPATGVNNNMSGLEWKGKDPTMKDSFAAIRVTSGYGKTVGWQLKDGRDFSSEFGTDSSSIILNEAAVHYMGLKNPVGEFVRFGNKDHVVVGVIKDMLMSSPYEPIKQTVFYSTNRGFNYLNIKISPNASINEALNKIEAVCKTYSPSVPFAYKFVDDEYDKKFSQEQRIGKLAAFFAILAIFISCLGLFGLASFIAEQRTKEIGIRKVLGASVAHLWQLLSKDFVVLVIASCLISAPIAYYFMSNWLQKYTYRTEISWWIFAASGVGALVITLLTVSFQSIKAALVNPVKSLRSE; from the coding sequence ATGATTCGAAAGCGACTGTCTCCTCAACCTGAACGGCCCGCCCCACCGCGCTGGGCCGACCGTCTTCTGGAAGGGTTCGTGGCCCCGCACCTATTGGAGTACGTGCAGGGGGATTTGCAGGAAGTATTTTATAAGCGCGTTAAGCAGGTAGGCCTGACCCACGCTCGGCGCGAGTACGGCTGGGCGGTGCTACACTGCCTAACCCCATTTTTTCATAAACCGCTCCGGCCCGTCCGGAGTACCGGTAAACTCCTTTCTAAACATTCTCAACCCGCACTAATGGATATGCTACGCAACTATGTCAAAATCGCTTTTCGTAACCTCGCCAAAAACAAGGGGTACTCATTCATTAACATTTCGGGGCTCGCTATGGGTATGTCTGTGACGATGCTCATTGGACTTTGGATTTATGATGAAATTTCATTTAATAAATATCATACGAATTATGACCGCATCGCCCAGGTGATGCAGCACCAAACGTATAATGGAGAAATAGAAACGGGCGGTGCAGTTAGCCCACTAATGGCCGAAGAAATTCGAAGTAATTATGGAAATGGGCACTCCGGCCAGTACCGCAACGGCAGACCGGCCGGAGTGGGGTCTTTCAAGTATGTGGTGCAATCCTCCTGGACAGAGGATCATATTTTGACAGCTGGTGAAAAGATATTTACAAAAGCAGGTAATTATTGTGACCCCCAGATAGCTGACATGCTGTCGCTAAAAATGCGGTACGGTACGAGAGCTGGCTTAAATGAGCCTTACTCCATTTTATTATCAGAAACGGTAGCCAAGGCATTCTTTGGTGATGTTGATCCCGTAAATAAAATCTTAAAAATTGACAATAAGCAAGATGTTAAAATCACAGGCGTTTATGAAGATTTACCCTATAACTCAACGTTCAACGATGTTTCTTTCGTTTTGCCTTGGGAGCTTTATAAAATCCAAAATCCATGGATAAAAGAAAAGAAGGAGTGGAGCGACGATTTTACACTTGCTTATGCCCAAATAGCTGATAATACAGATATGGCAAAAGCTTCGGCAAAAATCAAAAATATTAAATTGAATAAAATAAGTAAAGAAGAGGCAAAATATAAACCAGAGGTTTTTTTACAACCAATGTCAAAGTGGCATTTGTATTCTGAGTTTAAAAATGGAATAAATACAGGTGGGCGAATTGAATTCGTATGGCTTTTTGGAATTATTGGTCTGTTTGTGCTGCTTTTGGCCTGCATTAACTTTATGAATTTGGCCACTGCTCGTTCCGAAAAAAGAGCAAAAGAAGTCGGCATTCGAAAGGCAATCGGCTCTTTTCGTGGGCAATTGATTAGTCAATTTTTCTCCGAATCAATGCTCGTAGTATCTTTTTCTTTTCTAATCTCCCTACTAATTGTACTACTTATATTGCCACTATTTAATGAAATTTCTAACAAAAGAATGTCATTTCTGTGGGTAAATCCTATATTCTGGTTTTTGGGAATTGGCTTTAGCCTTCTTACGGGCCTGATTGCTGGCCTTTACCCTGCTCTTTATTTATCGTCTTTCCAAGCCATCAAAGTACTCAAGGGAACGTTCCGAGTAGGTCGTTTTGCCACAATTCCAAGAAAAATTTTAGTGGTCGTCCAATTCACTGTATCTGTCACCTTAATTATTGGTACCATTATGGTTTTTAAACAGATACAATTTGCTAGGAATCGCCCAATAGGTTATAACCGTAGTGGGTTGATTACGATTGAAATGGCGACAAACGACATACATAATCATTTTGATGCTGTACGGGCTGATTTGCTGAAATCGACAAGTGTAGAAGAGGTATCAGAATCATCAAGCCCCGCAACAGGAGTGAACAATAATATGAGTGGACTTGAATGGAAAGGCAAAGACCCTACAATGAAGGATTCCTTTGCTGCTATACGAGTAACATCAGGCTATGGAAAAACCGTAGGCTGGCAGTTAAAAGATGGCCGAGATTTTTCGAGCGAGTTTGGCACTGATTCATCCTCGATCATATTAAACGAGGCTGCGGTTCACTATATGGGACTTAAAAATCCTGTTGGTGAATTCGTACGATTTGGTAATAAAGATCACGTAGTTGTTGGCGTCATCAAGGATATGCTGATGTCATCCCCTTACGAACCTATTAAACAAACAGTTTTTTATAGTACGAATAGAGGTTTTAATTATTTAAACATAAAGATAAGCCCGAATGCAAGTATCAATGAGGCACTAAATAAGATTGAAGCGGTTTGTAAAACGTATTCTCCTTCTGTTCCATTCGCCTACAAGTTTGTCGATGACGAGTATGACAAAAAATTTAGTCAGGAACAACGAATCGGAAAACTAGCAGCCTTTTTTGCCATCTTAGCTATATTCATCAGCTGTTTAGGTCTTTTCGGTTTAGCTTCTTTCATAGCTGAACAACGGACGAAAGAAATTGGAATCCGTAAAGTATTGGGTGCATCCGTAGCCCATCTTTGGCAATTATTATCAAAAGATTTTGTGGTTTTAGTCATCGCATCCTGCCTAATTTCCGCACCAATTGCCTATTATTTTATGAGTAACTGGCTCCAGAAATATACTTATCGTACAGAGATTTCTTGGTGGATTTTTGCCGCCTCAGGGGTAGGCGCGTTGGTTATTACCCTGCTGACAGTCAGCTTCCAAAGTATCAAAGCCGCTTTGGTTAATCCGGTCAAGAGCTTACGATCCGAATAA
- a CDS encoding S41 family peptidase, whose translation MKGILCSLGYLMAFAANAQQQAQPPKFTSAERQAVIDTLIAKVNRLYVYEDVAKKMTAVIRQHQQQHNYDTITNRAVFAKMLTADLHSINKDGHLGVDYTATPAGDEKPEAPSEEAANAFRKTWARSNFNFKKVEILEGNIGLLQVDTFFPSEWIKDLTQSSMTFLANADAIIIDVRKNHGFSDGGYLIASYFFSDPAHWSDGYDREAKTVRQTWTMPVVPGPKLADKDLYITVSKDCFSASEDFAYNLQALGRAKVIGEVTGGGAHPTKPYKIGTYFLAAIPFAYSVNPVTHTDWEGKGVQPDVHVPADQALLTAQIMAIQAVIKRHPTDKERITYLQKVIAEKEKQLAILKK comes from the coding sequence ATGAAAGGAATTCTCTGTTCACTGGGCTACCTGATGGCTTTTGCCGCCAATGCGCAACAGCAGGCTCAACCACCCAAATTTACGTCCGCAGAACGGCAGGCCGTGATCGACACGCTCATTGCCAAGGTCAATCGCCTGTATGTCTATGAGGATGTGGCAAAAAAAATGACTGCGGTAATCCGGCAGCATCAACAGCAACATAACTATGATACGATCACTAATCGAGCGGTTTTCGCCAAAATGTTAACTGCCGATCTTCATTCGATTAATAAAGACGGGCACCTCGGTGTGGACTATACGGCTACGCCGGCCGGTGACGAAAAACCCGAGGCACCCTCGGAAGAAGCCGCCAATGCGTTCCGAAAAACCTGGGCACGCAGCAACTTTAATTTCAAAAAGGTTGAAATATTGGAGGGCAATATAGGCCTCTTGCAGGTAGACACATTCTTTCCGTCCGAGTGGATCAAGGACCTGACCCAGTCGTCGATGACGTTTCTGGCCAATGCGGACGCGATCATTATCGATGTTCGTAAGAATCACGGGTTTTCGGACGGTGGTTATTTGATCGCCAGCTATTTCTTTAGCGACCCGGCTCATTGGAGCGATGGCTATGACCGCGAAGCGAAGACAGTGAGGCAGACCTGGACAATGCCGGTCGTTCCCGGACCAAAGCTGGCTGATAAGGACCTGTACATCACCGTCAGCAAGGACTGCTTTTCTGCTTCGGAAGATTTCGCCTATAACCTGCAGGCCCTGGGTCGGGCGAAGGTGATTGGTGAAGTGACTGGGGGTGGCGCACATCCCACCAAGCCTTATAAAATTGGCACCTATTTCTTAGCGGCTATTCCCTTCGCTTACAGTGTAAATCCGGTTACCCACACGGACTGGGAAGGGAAAGGGGTGCAGCCTGATGTACACGTTCCCGCTGATCAGGCGCTATTAACCGCCCAGATCATGGCCATCCAGGCGGTGATTAAACGCCACCCCACTGACAAAGAACGCATTACCTACCTGCAAAAGGTGATTGCTGAGAAGGAAAAACAATTGGCCATTTTAAAAAAGTAA